From Pseudomonas poae, the proteins below share one genomic window:
- a CDS encoding DUF6388 family protein translates to MSPPGDNHQRALDRFLIEHPEVATELDTLNPLAAQAKGETLAQYRAERLHEAFEAEAERQGLFAWELTLKLTADSPEAFEAQRLEVHKEVAQMAGLSWAEYCQLHGLD, encoded by the coding sequence TTGTCACCACCCGGCGATAACCACCAGCGCGCTCTGGACAGATTCTTGATCGAACACCCCGAGGTCGCCACCGAACTGGACACCCTCAACCCGCTCGCCGCCCAGGCCAAGGGCGAAACCCTGGCGCAGTACCGCGCCGAACGGCTGCATGAAGCCTTCGAAGCCGAGGCCGAACGCCAGGGCCTGTTTGCCTGGGAACTGACGCTCAAGCTGACCGCCGATTCCCCTGAAGCCTTTGAAGCCCAGCGCCTTGAAGTGCACAAGGAAGTGGCGCAGATGGCGGGGTTGAGTTGGGCTGAGTATTGCCAGCTGCATGGCTTGGACTAG